In a single window of the Pseudobdellovibrionaceae bacterium genome:
- the rsmH gene encoding 16S rRNA (cytosine(1402)-N(4))-methyltransferase RsmH has translation MCYCVFMPQNQGHIPIMKQEILDFIKESSVSASFLLDATFGRGGHTQYYLDYFKDLKVLACDRDKEAIKYGKAHLASFLQEKRLDFIYKNFKDISAQDFSRLSETACSHILVDLGVSSPQLDKPERGFSFYKKGPLDMRMDQNQELTAADIINTWSEEKLIELFQKNGEVFRPYRVVRAIVEDRKHQLFNDTLSLAQLIERVDSWQKKSFHPATKYFMALRMEVNGELSGLKESLEAFVDYLCPGGRLIVLSFHSLEDRIVKHLFKALKDKGNILTKKIVKASDAEKKINPRSRSAKLRVFEKAL, from the coding sequence ATGTGTTATTGTGTTTTTATGCCACAAAATCAGGGTCACATTCCTATTATGAAGCAAGAAATATTAGATTTTATTAAAGAGTCTAGTGTTTCTGCTAGTTTTTTATTAGATGCTACTTTTGGAAGAGGGGGGCACACGCAATACTATTTAGATTATTTTAAGGATTTAAAGGTTTTAGCCTGTGACCGAGACAAAGAAGCCATTAAATATGGAAAAGCGCATTTAGCGTCTTTTTTGCAAGAAAAGCGCTTAGATTTTATTTATAAAAATTTTAAAGACATTAGCGCTCAAGACTTTAGTCGGCTTTCAGAAACGGCCTGCTCTCATATTTTAGTGGATTTAGGAGTGAGCTCTCCTCAACTAGATAAACCAGAGCGTGGTTTTAGTTTTTATAAAAAAGGCCCTTTGGATATGAGAATGGATCAAAACCAAGAGTTAACTGCAGCCGATATCATTAATACTTGGAGTGAAGAAAAGCTGATTGAGTTATTTCAAAAAAATGGAGAGGTTTTTCGGCCCTATAGAGTAGTTAGGGCTATTGTAGAGGATAGAAAACACCAATTATTTAACGATACTTTGTCGCTGGCTCAGTTAATAGAAAGGGTGGACTCTTGGCAAAAAAAGTCTTTTCACCCGGCTACCAAGTATTTTATGGCCTTACGCATGGAGGTTAATGGCGAATTAAGTGGTTTAAAAGAAAGTCTAGAGGCTTTTGTGGATTATTTATGTCCAGGGGGGCGATTAATTGTTTTAAGTTTTCATTCTTTGGAAGACCGCATAGTAAAGCATTTATTTAAAGCTTTAAAAGATAAGGGAAATATTTTAACGAAAAAAATTGTTAAAGCTTCTGATGCTGAAAAAAAAATTAACCCAAGGTCAAGGAGTGCAAAGCTTCGTGTTTTTGAAAAAGCTTTATAA
- the hpt gene encoding hypoxanthine phosphoribosyltransferase yields the protein MSSKTQFSTLYSAEQIQKKVKELGAKITKDFKGKAPEMLCILKGASFFYADLIREINLPLSCNFFGISSYSGTKSTGNVKITLDLISSIKDKDVIIVEDIVDTGLSLEFIINYINSKKPKSITVVSLLYKPKQLKVKNIRVDYHAFEIDNQFVVGYGLDYDEAWRELPFIAQMNNFN from the coding sequence GTGAGTTCTAAAACCCAATTTTCTACACTATATTCTGCCGAACAAATACAAAAAAAAGTAAAAGAGCTAGGCGCTAAAATTACCAAAGATTTTAAAGGAAAGGCTCCCGAAATGCTTTGCATTTTAAAAGGGGCTAGCTTTTTTTATGCAGACTTAATTAGAGAAATTAACCTTCCCCTTTCTTGTAATTTTTTTGGTATTTCTAGTTACTCAGGAACAAAATCTACTGGTAATGTTAAAATTACTTTAGATTTAATTTCTTCTATTAAAGACAAAGATGTTATTATTGTCGAAGACATTGTAGACACTGGCTTAAGCTTAGAATTTATTATAAATTATATAAACTCTAAAAAGCCCAAAAGCATAACAGTAGTTTCGCTATTGTATAAACCCAAACAGCTAAAAGTAAAAAATATTCGTGTCGACTACCACGCTTTTGAAATAGACAATCAATTTGTTGTGGGCTACGGATTAGATTATGATGAAGCTTGGCGCGAACTTCCTTTTATCGCGCAAATGAATAACTTTAATTAG